A stretch of DNA from Methylosinus sp. LW4:
ACGCGCTGTTCGAGCGCGCGCTGGCGCGTTTCGGCGAGGCGCCCAAAGGACTCTCGGCGCTCGTCATCGGCGGGCGCGAGCTCGGCGAGAAGCTCGTCGACGATCGTCGCGTCGCGCTCGTCTCGGCGACCGGCTCGACCGCCATGGGCCGCGCTGTCGGGCCGCGGCTCGCGCAGCGCTTCGCGCGCTCCATTCTCGAGCTCGGCGGCAATAACGCCGCCATCGTCTGTCCGTCGGCGCCGCTCGATCTCGCTGTCCGCGCCATCGCTTTCGCCGCCATGGGCACGGCCGGCCAGCGCTGCACCACGCTGCGCCGCCTCATCGTGCACGAATCCGTCTATGATCAGCTGATCGGAAGGCTCTCGCTCGCCTATGCCTCGGCGCCGGTCGGCGATCCGCGCGAGGGCAAGACGCTCATCGGCCCGCTCATCGACGGCGATTCCTATCGCGCCATGCGACACGCGCTGGACGAAGCCGCGACGATCGGCGGAAAAGTCTATGGCGGCCAGCGTCTGTTCGCGCAGGAGCGGCCGGACGCTTACTATGCGCGGCCGGCGCTGGTGGAGCTGGCCGAGCCGGCGCCGGTCTCGCGCCGCGAGACTTTCGCGCCTATCCTCTATGCGATGAAATATCGCGAGCTGGACGAGGCGCTGCATATGCAGAACGATGTGAGCCATGGCTTGGCCTCGTCCATCTTCACCACCGATCTGCGCGAGGCGGAGCGTTTCCTCTCCGCGGAAGGGTCCGATTGCGGCATCGCCAATGTGAATATCGGCCCGTCCGGCGCCGAGATCGGCGGCGCCTTCGGCGGCGAGAAGGAAACCGGCGGCGGCCGCGAGGCGGGCTCCGATTCCTGGAAGGCCTATATGCGCCGCGCCACCAACACGATCAATTATTCGAGCGCTCTGCCGCTCGCGCAGGGCGTCGTCTTCGACGTGTGACGCATCCGCCGATCGATCTCGAGGAGTCCGACATGACCGAGACCCATGTTCCCGCCGATACGATCCGCTCGATCTTCTCCGCGGCGATGACGCAAATGTATCGCGACGAGGTGCCGCGCTATCAGGAGATGACGCGCGTCGTCGGCGAGATCGACGGCGAGGCGCTGGCGCGCGATCCTGCGCTGGAGGCGCGGCTGCGCCGCTCCGGCGCATTCGATCTCA
This window harbors:
- the amaB gene encoding L-piperidine-6-carboxylate dehydrogenase, translating into MESCATTNDIAARAEELLFRITVPSALFRDGNLLVRTPITGEVIARAKTKDSDALDLAIGEADAAYRKWRNIPAPRRGELVRLFGEELRSAKNELAELITIEAGKIVSEARGEVQEMIDICDYAVGLSRQLYGLTIATERPGHRMMETWHPLGVVGIISSFNFPVAVWAWNAAIALVCGDALVWKPSEKTPLTALATHALFERALARFGEAPKGLSALVIGGRELGEKLVDDRRVALVSATGSTAMGRAVGPRLAQRFARSILELGGNNAAIVCPSAPLDLAVRAIAFAAMGTAGQRCTTLRRLIVHESVYDQLIGRLSLAYASAPVGDPREGKTLIGPLIDGDSYRAMRHALDEAATIGGKVYGGQRLFAQERPDAYYARPALVELAEPAPVSRRETFAPILYAMKYRELDEALHMQNDVSHGLASSIFTTDLREAERFLSAEGSDCGIANVNIGPSGAEIGGAFGGEKETGGGREAGSDSWKAYMRRATNTINYSSALPLAQGVVFDV